Proteins found in one Plasmodium gaboni strain SY75 chromosome 13, whole genome shotgun sequence genomic segment:
- a CDS encoding putative SAM dependent methyltransferase, producing the protein MYCLNFYNVKIFKNLKRKLFNYQILKREISDVCESKIITLTKNKEYDKFKIYRNNVFNSIYENQILHGVKVHNVDSKGYGEIALYVTRKHSLFFLKYFLLIPEEQVNLKVLQINKKKEKISFQVLCKTKKSKYEITPQCEHFSKCGGCMFQHIDYNFEKQLKRNLLISLCEKYNINILYSSKNYLQDYHNFVTLNEKNEQDLIEISQIKSEYINDNMDNQDQDVPENTNILEERDLNNNYYKDINKNIIYDEEDEKYEYKNNDDNIVDNEYNNITIQKENKNKNKNKNENKNEDQIYKIDQKEKNNEEKRNIYYAKLYNFIYSNDYNYRNKSSINFCVTDHLSIGFYKKNSYEICDINNCYIHDKYIQDIYTQIKNEIKEHFIKNNIYIFNKINNNGYLKSVDIKISDYNKEKQILINFIGYTLTNSQTKKNLITIANNLALKNPSIKSVLYNEQKNKLKQNKKEILLYGENHIYHSYNKYIYKLGANTFFQPNQYLNQYIIMIISKIIEKYKINSSNTCLYDLFCGIGFYSIPLANLFHRVISIDYSIDNIKSLEENMNLNKIKNIKCIQMDLFNQHNLKQINLHIRRYIVNTVKEKKIDLYDKIKENITLTFIQTNNENILVENIQKIQSPYSTLPRFIYEQLNNFNTNTLKENNDNIITEDIFKNLNVNNEEYINNNNNNNNDMEYSNENDFIKFKQNEFVMPIPDLIIVNPPRKGCGKVFRRWIRGLCCKHIIYVSCNVHTQFKDISHLINLGYIIKDIIPLDTFPRTPHFETIVYLKLDSKKVHQSKEEILQFEMNEIKNKKKFKQE; encoded by the exons ATGTATTGTTTAAATTTCTATAATGTTAAGATTTTCAAGAATTTGAAAAGAAAACTTTTTAACTATCAAATATTGAAAAGAGAAATTAGTGATGTATGTGAAagtaaaataataacacttacaaaaaataaggaatatgataaattcaaaatttatagaaataatGTATTTAATAGTATATATGAGAATCAAATCCTTCATGGAGTAAAA GTACATAATGTTGATTCAAAAGGATATGGAGAAATCGCACTGTATGTTACAAGAAAACAttccttattttttttgaaatattttttattaattccGGAGGAACAGGTGAATCTAAAAGTCCTACAAattaataagaaaaaagaGAAGATAAGCTTTCAAGTATTATGCAAAACgaaaaaaagtaaatatgaaataacACCACAATGTGAACATTTTTCTAAATGTGGAGGATGTATGTTTCAACACATTGattataattttgaaaaaCAATTAAAGAGGAATTTATTGATTTCTTTATgtgaaaaatataatataaatattttatatagcagtaaaaattatttacaagattatcataattttgTTACACTGAATGAAAAAAACGAACAAGATTTAATAGAAATATCACAAATTAAATctgaatatataaatgataatatggATAATCAGGATCAAGACGTTCCagaaaatacaaatattttgGAAGAAAGAGAtctaaataataattattataaagatataaataagaatattatatatgacgaagaagatgaaaaatatgaatacaaaaataatgatgataatattgTAGATAATGAatacaataatataacaatacaaaaagaaaataaaaataaaaataaaaataaaaatgaaaataaaaatgaagaccaaatatataagatcgatcaaaaggaaaaaaataatgaagaaaagagaaatatatattatgcgaaattatataactttatatattcaaatgattataattaCCGAAATAAATCATCTATTAATTTTTGTGTAACTGATCATTTATCCATTGgattttataaaaaaaatagttATGAAATTTgtgatataaataattgttatattcatgataaatatatacaagatatttatacacagattaaaaatgaaataaaagaacattttataaaaaataatatttatatatttaataaaataaataataatggaTATCTTAAAAGTgtagatataaaaattagtgattataataaagaaaaacaaatattGATAAATTTTATAGGATATACATTAACAAATTCTCaaactaaaaaaaatttaataacCATAGCAAATAATTTAGCATTAAAAAATCCATCTATCAAAAGTGTCTTATATAATGAAcagaaaaataaattaaaacaaaacaaaaaagaaatattattatatggggaaaatcatatatatcattcatataataaatatatatataaattagGAGCAAATACTTTTTTCCAACCAAATCAATATTTAaatcaatatattattatgataatttctaaaataattgaaaaatataaaattaattcttcaaatacatgtttatatgatttattCTGTGGTATTGGTTTTTATTCTATACCTCTTGCAAATTTGTTTCATCGTGTTATTAGTATTGATTATTCtatagataatataaaatcattagaagaaaatatgaatctaaataaaattaaaaatattaaatgtataCAAATGGATCTATTTAATCAACATAatttaaaacaaataaacTTACACATAAGAAGATATATTGTTAACACGgttaaagaaaaaaaaattgatttatatgataaaataaaagaaaatattacattAACATTTATACAGacaaataatgaaaatattcTTGTGGAAAACATACag aaaatTCAGTCGCCATATAGTACTTTACCACGTTTTATTTATGAACAGTTAAACAATTTCAATACGAACAcattaaaagaaaataatgataatattataacagaagatatttttaaaaatcttaatgttaataatgaggaatatataaataataataataataataataatgatatgGAATATTCGAATGAAAATGATTTCATCAAATTTAAACAAAATG AATTTGTGATGCCAATCCCAGACCTTATAATTGTTAACCCCCCCAGAAAAGGATGTGGAAAG GTATTTAGAAGATGGATAAGAGGACTATGTTGCAAGcatataatttatgtaTCATGTAATGTGCACACTCAATTTAAGGATATCAGTCATTTGATTAATTTAGG ttatattataaaagatattattCCATTGGATACATTCCCAAGAACTCCTCATTTTGAAACAATAGTTTATTTAAAATTGGACTCTAAAAAG GTTCATCAAAGTAAGGAAGAAATACTACAATTCGAGATgaatgaaattaaaaataagaaaaaatttaaaCAAGAATAA
- a CDS encoding hypothetical protein (conserved Plasmodium protein, unknown function): MRLFNLLTKNVNCFKKLIEENKKSKNICHIFHGRNICTNIITQEEKSKIHLMTYDMDNNHVTKDFFINTFKNVNTYNIFNNTIYITDTIISKENDTSRKLLYFKWKARKSYKKRVLNLPSTKSRRRYAQKNR; the protein is encoded by the coding sequence ATGAGACTTTTTAACCtattaacaaaaaatgtcaactgttttaaaaaattgattgaagaaaataaaaaaagtaaaaatatatgtcatatttttcatggtagaaatatttgtacaaatattataacacAAGAAGAAAAATCTAAAATACACCTAATGACATATGATATGGATAATAATCATGTTACTAAAgattttttcattaatacattcaaaaatgtaaatacatacaacatttttaataataccatatatattactGATACTATTATATCTAAAGAAAATGATACATCAAGAAAATTACTATATTTTAAATGGAAAGCTAGAAAgtcatataaaaaaagagtACTCAATTTACCGTCTACCAAATCAAGAAGACGATACGCACAAAAAAATAGATAA
- a CDS encoding hypothetical protein (conserved Plasmodium protein, unknown function), giving the protein MKLSLVIFCIVIIFLKENISVKIKTNDTAIFDINKVLQKKLAVLYRKGNKLNNYFFSYIEKNGKNNKCYRYIQEALYDPNTQIMKNEVMKSFNYSKDILKKTFHDIVNKLFLYIKNVFLKKYFVFFLLYLINFNCDTLASQMNDPYILNNYNLELNASPATYNMKYEEIEIPISNSTVKGWLIKPTKKTNKLFLLLHGYNSNRQACLFFLNILKNLNIHNDTTIFIPDMKNFNERGVDDIYNILSYFKDNMALNEVNIYTQSSTNLLVLLLSKHYKNKIANKSKEKFIKTIIPYSTDKNKNKNTENIIYIDKYIFDSPIFNLHKTINMHFNLSDIDKKLNEERMKNKQELNLHDRKSVMNYFLTFCMWLLNNQLKGHLYDYDFNKIITENDINTSNIYILHPLNDNISLLNILSQEVKENRKFPLKNIYIFKNGKHANIYGSAKREYGLIVKRILKGFNILDFLYYIPLRSRFSSLPF; this is encoded by the coding sequence atgaaattatcGCTAgtaattttttgtatagtaataatttttttaaaggaAAACATCAgtgtaaaaataaaaacaaatgatACAGCtatatttgatataaaCAAAGTGCTACAAAAAAAGCTAGCGGTTTTATACAGAAAAGGGAACAAATTAAacaattattttttttcttatattgAGAAGaatggaaaaaataataaatgttaTCGATACATACAAGAAGCCTTGTATGATCCAAATACACagataatgaaaaatgaAGTAATGAAATCATTTAATTATAGTAAGGACATATTAAAGAAGACATTTCACGATATTGTAAACAagttatttttatatataaagaatgtttttttaaaaaaatattttgtttttttcttattatatttaataaatttcAACTGTGATACATTAGCCTCTCAAATGAATGATccttatattttaaataattacaaTTTAGAATTGAATGCTTCACCAGCAACTTACAACATGaaatatgaagaaattGAAATACCAATATCAAATAGTACTGTGAAAGGTTGGTTAATTAAGCCAACGAAAAAAACcaataaattatttttacttttacatggatataatagtaatagACAAGcatgtttattttttttgaatattttaaaaaatttaaatattcacAATGATACTACCATATTTATACCTGATATGAAAAATTTTAATGAAAGAGGAGTAGatgatatttataatatattgaGTTATTTTAAAGATAATATGGCATTAAATGAGGTAAATATTTATACCCAGTCATCTACGAATTTACtagttttattattatcaaaacattataaaaataaaatagcaaataaatcaaaagaaaaatttataaaaactATTATTCCATATAGTACTGATAAGAACAAAAATAAGAATAcagaaaatattatatatatagataaatatatttttgattCTCCAATATTTAACTTACATAAAACTATAAATATGCATTTTAATTTAAGTGatattgataaaaaattaaatgaggagagaatgaaaaataaacaGGAGTTAAATCTACATGATAGAAAAAGTGTCATGAATTATTTCCTTACATTCTGTATGTGGTTATTAAATAATCAATTAAAAGGACATTTATACGATTAtgattttaataaaattattacagaaaatgatattaatacatccaatatatatatattacacccattaaatgataatatctctttattaaatatattatctcAAGAAGTCAAAGAAAATAGAAAGTTTccattaaaaaatatatatatattcaaaaatgGAAAGCATgcaaatatatatggatCTGCCAAACGTGAATATGGATTAATAGTTAAAAGGATATTGAAGGGATTCAATATATTAGACTTCCTTTATTATATACCCCTGAGATCAAGATTTTCTTCTCTTCCTTTCTAA
- a CDS encoding putative 26S protease regulatory subunit 10B yields MDNKESIKLYVKKVIEHREIESKVKKLRLDIKELNKKYEKTEDNLKALQSVGQIIGQVLKQLEDEKFIVKASSGPRYVVGCKSKINKSKLVIGTRVSLDMTTLTVMKRLPCEVDPLVFNMISDIDKSENSTNKVNYNQIGGLSEQIRQMREVVELPILNPYLYKRVGIKTPKGVLLYGPPGTGKTLLARAMASNINCNFMRIVVSAIVDKYIGESARIIREMFNYAKEHQPCIIFMDEIDAIGGRRFSQGTSADREIQRTLMELLNHLDGFEELGNVKIIMATNRPDVLDPALVRPGRLDRKIEIPLPNETARIEILKIHANKMTKLGDIDYESVCRLCDGFNGADLRNVCTEAGMFAIRAMRDYVIEEDFYKAARKISEGKKLEGKLEYEKI; encoded by the coding sequence ATGGATAACAAGGAAAGCATAAAATTGTATGTGAAGAAAGTTATTGAACACCGAGAAATTGAGAGTAAAGTAAAGAAGTTAAGATTAGATATAAAAGAgttaaataaaaaatatgagAAAACTGAAGATAATTTAAAGGCCTTACAAAGTGTAGGTCAAATAATAGGTCAAGTATTAAAACAACTAGAAGATGAGAAATTTATTGTGAAAGCTTCTAGTGGTCCTAGATATGTAGTAGGATGTAAATctaaaattaataaaagtaaattAGTAATAGGTACAAGAGTATCATTAGATATGACAACATTAACAGTTATGAAAAGATTACCATGTGAAGTGGATCCTTTAGTTTTTAATATGATAAGTGATATAGATAAAAGTGAAAATAGTACAAACAAAGTTAATTATAATCAAATAGGTGGATTAAGTGAACAAATAAGACAAATGAGAGAAGTAGTAGAGTTACCTATACTTAATccttatttatataaaagagTTGGAATAAAAACACCTAAAGgtgttttattatatggTCCACCAGGTACAGGGAAAACATTATTAGCAAGAGCAATGGCATCTAACATTAATTGTAATTTTATGAGAATAGTTGTATCAGCTATTgtagataaatatataggAGAAAGTGCACGTATTATTAGAGAAATGTTTAATTATGCAAAGGAACATCAACcatgtattatttttatggATGAAATTGATGCTATAGGAGGTAGAAGATTTTCTCAAGGTACTTCAGCTGATAGAGAAATACAGAGAACACTTATGGAATTATTAAATCACTTAGATGGATTTGAAGAATTAGGTAATGtcaaaattattatggCAACTAATCGACCAGATGTATTAGATCCTGCTTTAGTTAGACCAGGAAGATTAGATAGAAAAATTGAAATACCCTTACCAAATGAAACAGCCAGAATAGAAATACTTAAAATACATGCAAATAAAATGACTAAACTAGGAGATATAGATTATGAATCTGTATGTAGATTGTGTGATGGATTTAATGGTGCTGATTTAAGAAATGTATGTACTGAAGCTGGTATGTTTGCAATCAGAGCTATGAGAGATTATGTTATAGAGGAAGACTTTTACAAAGCTGCCAGAAAAATAAGTgaaggaaaaaaattagaGGGTAAACTTGAATATGAAAAGATATAA